One window from the genome of Amycolatopsis sp. NBC_01480 encodes:
- a CDS encoding glycosyltransferase family 39 protein, with protein sequence MITAGARAKPTGDVAEFARLPVALLAAGTAAVLLATAGRYGYFGDELYFLAAGKHLAWGYADQPPVLPLIAWLMNTIAPGSLVVFRVPAILATAAGVVVTGLIARELGGNRRAQTRAAAAFAICGQFVGSGHYLATSTVDPVLWTAALWLLVRWLRTRDDNLLLWLGLVTAVALNVKFLIGAFWALAAVASLVFGPRDLLRRPKLWAGAGIAALACVPTLWWQTANGWPQLGMGDAIAKEVDQGGGRAGFIPGLLAGAGLVTGALGVLYGLSVLLGAKQLRPYRFLGWTTLGLVVVFIVANGRFYYAAGMFGLLWAAAAVHLESRQPARWWRWVPTWPVFVLSALYSLPYALPVWPVQWLVEHPDAPHPAYAVEEVGWPDLADSVAGAYRLLPPAERDHTALVTAGYWQAGALSRYGPERGLPEAYSPSRGFWYFGRPADDMDTVLFIGNDPSKLAKHFQSAKIVARVDNRLGALNASRNMPIWQLTGRLDAWSEIWPQLKDLKA encoded by the coding sequence GTGATCACGGCCGGCGCTCGCGCCAAGCCCACCGGTGACGTCGCGGAGTTCGCGCGGCTGCCGGTGGCGCTGCTCGCGGCCGGTACCGCGGCGGTCCTGCTCGCCACGGCCGGCCGCTACGGCTATTTCGGCGACGAGCTGTACTTCCTCGCCGCGGGCAAGCACCTGGCCTGGGGCTACGCCGATCAGCCGCCGGTGCTGCCGCTGATCGCGTGGCTGATGAACACGATCGCCCCCGGCTCGCTGGTGGTGTTCCGGGTCCCGGCGATCCTGGCCACCGCGGCCGGGGTGGTGGTGACGGGGCTGATCGCGCGGGAACTCGGCGGCAACCGCCGGGCGCAGACGCGCGCGGCCGCCGCGTTCGCGATCTGCGGCCAGTTCGTGGGCAGCGGCCACTACCTCGCGACGTCCACTGTGGACCCGGTGCTGTGGACGGCGGCGCTGTGGCTGCTCGTGCGCTGGCTGCGGACCCGCGACGACAACCTGTTGCTGTGGCTGGGATTGGTCACCGCCGTCGCGCTCAACGTGAAGTTCCTGATCGGCGCGTTCTGGGCCCTGGCCGCGGTGGCTTCGCTCGTGTTCGGCCCGCGCGACCTGCTGCGCCGGCCGAAACTGTGGGCGGGGGCCGGGATCGCCGCACTGGCCTGCGTTCCGACGCTGTGGTGGCAGACGGCCAACGGCTGGCCTCAGCTCGGCATGGGCGACGCCATCGCCAAGGAGGTCGACCAGGGCGGCGGCCGCGCCGGGTTCATCCCGGGCCTGCTGGCCGGGGCCGGGCTGGTGACCGGCGCACTGGGTGTCCTCTATGGACTTTCGGTGCTGCTGGGCGCCAAACAGCTGCGGCCGTACCGGTTCCTCGGCTGGACGACGCTCGGGCTGGTCGTCGTGTTCATCGTCGCGAACGGGCGGTTCTACTACGCCGCGGGCATGTTCGGCCTGCTGTGGGCCGCGGCCGCGGTGCACCTGGAGAGCCGGCAGCCCGCGCGGTGGTGGCGCTGGGTGCCGACCTGGCCGGTGTTCGTGCTCTCCGCGCTGTACAGCCTGCCGTACGCGCTGCCCGTCTGGCCGGTGCAGTGGCTGGTGGAGCACCCCGACGCGCCCCACCCCGCGTATGCCGTGGAAGAGGTGGGCTGGCCCGATCTGGCGGACTCCGTCGCCGGCGCGTACCGCCTGCTGCCGCCCGCCGAACGCGACCACACCGCGCTCGTCACCGCGGGCTACTGGCAGGCGGGCGCGCTCAGCCGGTACGGGCCCGAGCGTGGCCTGCCCGAGGCGTACAGCCCCAGCCGCGGCTTCTGGTACTTCGGGCGGCCCGCCGACGACATGGACACCGTGCTCTTCATCGGCAACGACCCGTCGAAGCTGGCGAAGCACTTCCAGTCGGCGAAGATCGTGGCGCGCGTCGACAACCGGCTCGGCGCGCTCAACGCCAGCCGGAACATGCCGATCTGGCAGCTCACCGGACGTCTCGACGCCTGGTCCGAGATCTGGCCGCAGCTCAAGGACCTCAAGGCATGA
- a CDS encoding ArnT family glycosyltransferase, whose amino-acid sequence MTATTTVLATRAVAPFARKPVLILAGLLTALLAVTGNRYGYMGDELYFISAGRHLAWGYVDQPPLLPLLAHTMDAIFPGSPLGLRIPAILAMAAAVVFAALIARELGGGARAQGLTAATVAVSTQFIGSGHYLATSTLDPFLWTVLLWLLVRWVRTRADGLLVWAGVVTAFTLYTKFLIGGFWLVAGVVLLVSGPRELLRRPKLWLGAAIAAVALVPTLAWQATHGWPQLGMGAAVSNEVSSVLGGRALWLPEALLVAGLPVGAVLLCYGVWRLLRSEGLRPYRFLAWATLGLSLVFFLANGRAYYVAGMFGPCWAAAAVELESGRASRWWRWLATWPVYLLALVLAVTQSLPVWPQSWLNEHPSLPRSILAYAEIGWPETARSVEGAFAKVPDPAHTAVVTESYWTAGALDYYGRALGLPEPASPNRGYATLVLPPDSARDVLFVGTDPRPLLGHFADLRPAGKVDTGAAVPSVEQGLPIWLASGRLQPWPQIWPSLVND is encoded by the coding sequence ATGACCGCGACCACCACCGTCCTGGCGACGCGCGCCGTCGCCCCGTTCGCCCGCAAGCCCGTGCTCATCCTGGCCGGCCTGCTCACCGCGCTGCTGGCCGTGACTGGGAACCGCTACGGCTACATGGGCGACGAGCTGTACTTCATTTCCGCCGGACGGCATCTGGCCTGGGGCTACGTCGACCAGCCGCCGCTGCTGCCGCTGCTGGCCCACACGATGGACGCGATCTTCCCCGGTTCTCCGCTCGGGCTGAGGATTCCAGCCATCCTGGCGATGGCCGCCGCGGTGGTCTTCGCCGCGCTGATCGCCCGCGAGCTCGGCGGCGGGGCCAGGGCGCAGGGCCTCACCGCGGCGACGGTGGCGGTGTCGACCCAGTTCATCGGCAGCGGCCACTACCTGGCGACCTCGACGCTCGACCCGTTCCTGTGGACGGTGCTGCTCTGGCTGCTGGTCCGCTGGGTCCGCACCCGCGCCGACGGCCTGCTGGTCTGGGCGGGCGTGGTCACCGCGTTCACGCTGTACACGAAGTTCCTGATCGGCGGCTTCTGGCTGGTCGCCGGGGTGGTGCTGCTCGTGTCCGGCCCGCGTGAGCTGCTGCGCCGGCCGAAGCTGTGGCTGGGCGCCGCGATCGCCGCGGTGGCGCTGGTCCCGACACTGGCCTGGCAGGCCACGCACGGCTGGCCGCAGCTGGGCATGGGCGCGGCCGTCTCGAACGAGGTCAGCAGCGTCCTGGGCGGACGGGCGCTGTGGCTGCCCGAGGCGCTGCTCGTCGCCGGCCTGCCGGTCGGGGCCGTGCTCCTCTGTTACGGGGTGTGGCGGCTGCTGCGCTCGGAGGGGCTGCGGCCGTACCGCTTCCTCGCCTGGGCCACGCTCGGGCTGTCCCTGGTGTTCTTCCTGGCCAACGGCCGCGCGTACTACGTCGCGGGCATGTTCGGGCCGTGCTGGGCGGCGGCCGCGGTCGAGCTCGAAAGCGGCCGGGCCTCGCGGTGGTGGCGCTGGCTCGCGACCTGGCCGGTGTATCTGCTGGCGCTGGTCCTCGCGGTGACCCAGTCGCTGCCCGTGTGGCCGCAGTCCTGGCTGAACGAGCACCCGTCGCTGCCCCGGTCGATCCTCGCCTACGCCGAGATCGGCTGGCCGGAGACGGCGCGCTCGGTGGAAGGCGCGTTCGCGAAGGTGCCCGACCCGGCGCACACCGCGGTGGTCACCGAGTCCTATTGGACGGCGGGCGCGCTGGACTACTACGGCCGCGCGCTCGGCCTGCCGGAGCCGGCCAGCCCGAACCGCGGGTACGCCACCCTGGTCCTGCCCCCGGACTCGGCCCGCGACGTGCTGTTCGTCGGCACCGACCCGCGGCCGCTGCTCGGCCACTTCGCGGACCTGCGCCCGGCGGGCAAGGTGGACACCGGCGCGGCCGTGCCGAGCGTCGAGCAGGGCCTGCCGATCTGGCTGGCGAGCGGGCGGCTCCAGCCGTGGCCGCAGATCTGGCCCAGCCTCGTCAACGACTGA
- the uvrB gene encoding excinuclease ABC subunit UvrB, with translation MAFATEHPVLAQSDFRPVSDVPRSGGRFEVVSDYQPAGDQPAAIDELERRIRAGEKDVVLLGATGTGKSATTAWLIERVQRPTLVMAPNKTLAAQLANELRELFPNNAVEYFVSYYDYYQPEAYIAQTDTYIEKDSSINDDVERLRHSATMNLLSRRDVIVVASVSCIYGLGTPQSYLDRSSMLRVGERLDRDVFLRALVDVQYTRNDIAFARGTFRARGDTVEIIPAYEELAIRVEFFGDEIEKLYYLHPLTGDIVREIDEVRIFPATHYVAGPERMEKAIKGIEEELEQRLAELERQGKLLEAQRLRMRTAYDIEMMRQVGFCSGIENYSRHIDGRGPGTAPATLIDYFPEDFLLVIDESHQTVPQIGSMYEGDMSRKRNLVEFGFRLPSATDNRPLTWEEFSDRIGQTVYLSATPGPFEMGQAAGEFVEQVIRPTGLVDPKVVVKPTEGQIDDLVHEIRERAEKDERVLVTTLTKKMSEDLTDYLLELGIRVRYLHSEVDTLRRVELLRQLRAGDYDVLVGINLLREGLDLPEVSLVAILDADKEGFLRSGTSLIQTIGRAARNVSGEVHMYADKITDSMRHAIDETDRRRAKQVAYNEERGVDPQPLRKKIADILDRVYLEAEDSEETVAVGGSGRNSSRGKKPEQGDRVRSSGMLLDKDVSGMPRAQLADLIQQMTDQMMQAARDLQFELAARLRDEVSDLKKELRGMDAAGIK, from the coding sequence GTGGCTTTCGCAACCGAACACCCCGTCCTCGCCCAGTCCGACTTCCGGCCGGTCTCCGACGTCCCCCGGTCCGGCGGCCGGTTCGAGGTCGTCAGCGACTACCAGCCCGCCGGTGACCAGCCGGCGGCCATCGACGAGCTCGAGCGCCGCATCCGCGCGGGCGAGAAGGACGTCGTGCTGCTGGGCGCCACCGGCACGGGCAAGTCGGCCACCACCGCGTGGCTGATCGAGCGCGTGCAGCGGCCCACGCTGGTCATGGCGCCGAACAAGACGCTGGCCGCGCAGCTGGCGAACGAGCTGCGCGAGCTGTTCCCGAACAACGCGGTCGAGTACTTCGTCAGCTACTACGACTACTACCAGCCCGAGGCGTACATCGCGCAGACGGACACGTACATCGAGAAGGACTCGTCGATCAACGACGACGTCGAGCGGCTGCGCCACTCCGCCACGATGAACCTGCTCTCGCGCCGCGACGTCATCGTGGTGGCCAGCGTGTCCTGCATCTACGGCCTGGGCACGCCGCAGTCCTACCTCGACCGGTCCTCGATGCTGCGGGTCGGCGAGCGGCTCGACCGCGACGTGTTCCTGCGCGCGCTGGTCGATGTGCAGTACACGCGCAACGACATCGCGTTCGCCCGCGGCACCTTCCGCGCCCGCGGCGACACGGTGGAGATCATCCCGGCGTACGAGGAGCTGGCCATCCGGGTCGAGTTCTTCGGCGACGAGATCGAGAAGCTGTACTACCTGCACCCGCTCACCGGCGACATCGTGCGCGAGATCGACGAGGTCCGGATCTTCCCGGCCACGCACTACGTCGCCGGCCCGGAGCGCATGGAGAAGGCGATCAAGGGCATCGAGGAGGAGCTCGAGCAGCGCCTGGCCGAGCTGGAGCGCCAGGGCAAGCTGCTGGAGGCCCAGCGGCTGCGCATGCGCACGGCGTACGACATCGAGATGATGCGCCAGGTCGGCTTCTGCTCCGGCATCGAGAACTACTCGCGGCACATCGACGGGCGGGGCCCCGGCACCGCGCCGGCCACGCTGATCGACTACTTCCCGGAAGACTTCCTGCTGGTCATCGACGAGTCGCACCAGACGGTGCCGCAGATCGGCAGCATGTACGAGGGCGACATGTCGCGTAAGCGCAACCTCGTCGAGTTCGGCTTCCGGCTGCCCAGCGCCACCGACAACCGGCCGCTGACCTGGGAGGAGTTCTCCGACCGGATCGGCCAGACGGTGTACCTCTCGGCGACGCCGGGCCCGTTCGAGATGGGCCAGGCGGCGGGCGAGTTCGTCGAGCAGGTGATCCGCCCGACCGGCCTGGTCGACCCGAAGGTGGTGGTCAAGCCGACCGAGGGCCAGATCGACGACCTGGTGCACGAGATCCGCGAGCGGGCGGAGAAGGACGAGCGGGTGCTGGTCACCACGCTCACCAAGAAGATGTCCGAGGACCTCACCGACTACCTGCTGGAGCTGGGCATCCGGGTGCGCTACCTGCACTCGGAGGTCGACACCCTGCGCCGCGTCGAGCTGCTGCGCCAGCTGCGCGCCGGCGACTACGACGTGCTCGTCGGCATCAACCTGCTGCGCGAGGGCCTCGACCTGCCGGAGGTGTCGCTGGTCGCGATCCTCGACGCGGACAAGGAAGGATTCCTGCGCAGCGGCACCTCGCTGATCCAGACCATCGGCCGCGCGGCCCGCAACGTCTCCGGCGAAGTCCACATGTACGCCGACAAGATCACCGACTCGATGCGCCACGCCATCGACGAGACCGACCGCCGCCGCGCCAAGCAGGTCGCCTACAACGAAGAGCGCGGCGTCGACCCGCAGCCGCTCCGGAAGAAGATCGCCGACATCCTCGACCGCGTCTACCTGGAAGCCGAGGACTCCGAAGAAACAGTCGCCGTCGGCGGCTCAGGCCGCAACTCCTCCCGCGGCAAGAAACCCGAACAAGGCGACCGCGTCCGCAGCTCCGGCATGCTCCTGGACAAGGACGTCTCGGGCATGCCCCGAGCCCAGCTGGCCGACCTGATCCAGCAAATGACCGACCAGATGATGCAAGCCGCCCGCGACCTCCAATTCGAACTGGCCGCCCGCCTCCGCGACGAGGTCTCCGACCTGAAGAAGGAACTGCGCGGAATGGACGCCGCCGGAATCAAGTGA
- a CDS encoding sensor histidine kinase, protein MRLRRDGDVKVDWSRSLMPPLAKPGSPGLRWHQWFTRVETVFGFVLLVVPVLLTTLPANQTADHRAVTLALAGGAAVWLLLTTVLPHPGIRERPVFAVLTFVGVVSFATALQARDSSFFVFMIFAFFAAMRMSPMPVAVLGVGITSLLINTVSVGGPVHSLTTSPGVMVTLILVQTAAIGGGGAVFAAVGRQSQERKRMLDQLAAAEAENRGLQRQLLTQAREAGVLDERQRLSQEIHDTLAQGFTGIITQLEAAAQAEADPAEWRRHLGTATELARENLTAARRSVGALRPEPLESATLPEALADVTRRWGERTGVHADFTATGTAEALHPELEATLLRITQEALSNVAKHASAGRVGLTLSYMSGEVTLDVRDDGVGFDPEAPPPAEGGFGLPGMRRRVERLAGTLHVESEPGGGTAISVNLPAIPAATLPTGIDNEGASA, encoded by the coding sequence ATGAGACTCCGGCGGGACGGCGACGTGAAGGTGGACTGGAGTCGCTCACTGATGCCGCCCCTCGCGAAGCCGGGCAGCCCGGGCCTGCGCTGGCACCAGTGGTTCACCCGGGTCGAGACCGTGTTCGGGTTCGTGCTCCTCGTCGTCCCGGTCCTGCTCACCACCCTGCCCGCGAACCAGACGGCCGACCATCGGGCGGTCACGCTGGCCCTCGCGGGCGGCGCCGCGGTGTGGCTGCTGCTCACCACCGTGCTGCCGCACCCCGGCATCCGCGAGCGCCCGGTGTTCGCTGTGCTGACCTTCGTCGGCGTGGTCAGCTTCGCGACGGCGCTGCAGGCCCGGGACTCGTCTTTTTTCGTCTTCATGATCTTCGCGTTCTTCGCGGCCATGCGGATGAGCCCGATGCCCGTGGCGGTTCTCGGCGTGGGCATCACCTCGCTGCTGATCAACACCGTCTCAGTGGGCGGTCCGGTGCACTCGCTGACCACCTCGCCGGGGGTGATGGTGACGCTGATCCTGGTCCAGACGGCGGCGATCGGCGGCGGGGGCGCGGTGTTCGCCGCGGTCGGGCGGCAGAGCCAGGAACGCAAGCGGATGCTCGACCAGCTGGCCGCGGCCGAGGCGGAAAACCGGGGCCTGCAACGGCAATTGCTCACCCAGGCCCGCGAGGCGGGGGTGCTCGACGAGCGCCAGCGGCTGAGCCAGGAAATCCACGACACGCTCGCCCAGGGCTTCACCGGCATCATCACCCAGCTCGAGGCGGCCGCGCAGGCCGAGGCCGATCCGGCCGAGTGGCGGCGCCACCTCGGCACCGCCACCGAGCTGGCGCGGGAGAACCTGACCGCCGCCCGGCGGTCCGTCGGCGCGCTGCGGCCGGAGCCGCTGGAATCGGCGACGCTGCCCGAGGCACTGGCCGACGTGACGCGCCGCTGGGGCGAGCGCACCGGCGTCCACGCGGACTTCACCGCCACGGGCACCGCCGAGGCCCTGCACCCCGAGCTGGAGGCGACCCTGCTGCGCATCACGCAGGAGGCACTGTCCAATGTGGCCAAACACGCATCGGCGGGCCGGGTGGGGCTCACGCTTTCCTACATGAGCGGCGAGGTGACGCTGGACGTGCGCGACGACGGCGTCGGCTTCGACCCCGAGGCCCCACCCCCGGCCGAGGGTGGCTTCGGGCTGCCCGGCATGCGAAGGCGCGTCGAGCGGCTGGCCGGGACCCTGCACGTGGAGTCCGAGCCCGGCGGCGGCACAGCGATCTCGGTGAACCTGCCTGCCATCCCGGCTGCCACACTTCCCACGGGCATCGACAACGAGGGGGCGTCCGCGTGA
- a CDS encoding response regulator transcription factor — MTITLLIADDHPIVRDGLRGIFTGEHGFEVLGEAGNGSEAVALAESLKPDVVLMDLRMPGTDGVAAITELARLGNPARVLVLTTYDTDSDVLPAIEAGATGYLLKDSPREELFRAVRAASRGEAVLSPAVASRIMGQMRAPAKEPLSQREIEVLSLVSRGSTNKDAAKKLFISEATVKTHLLHAYAKLGVKDRAAAVAVAFERGLLGS, encoded by the coding sequence GTGACGATCACACTGCTCATCGCCGACGATCACCCGATCGTCCGCGACGGCCTGCGCGGCATCTTCACCGGAGAGCACGGGTTCGAGGTGCTCGGCGAGGCCGGGAACGGCAGCGAGGCGGTGGCGCTGGCCGAGTCGCTGAAGCCCGACGTCGTGCTGATGGACCTGCGCATGCCCGGCACCGACGGCGTCGCCGCGATCACCGAGCTGGCCCGCCTCGGCAACCCCGCGCGCGTGCTGGTGCTGACGACCTACGACACCGACTCCGACGTGCTGCCGGCCATCGAGGCGGGCGCGACCGGCTACCTGCTCAAGGATTCCCCGCGCGAGGAGCTGTTCCGCGCCGTCCGCGCTGCCTCCCGCGGCGAGGCGGTCCTCTCCCCCGCCGTCGCCAGCCGGATCATGGGCCAGATGCGCGCGCCGGCGAAGGAGCCCTTGTCCCAGCGCGAAATCGAGGTCCTTTCACTGGTCTCCCGCGGCTCGACGAACAAGGACGCGGCGAAGAAGCTCTTCATCAGCGAGGCCACCGTGAAGACCCATCTCCTGCACGCGTACGCCAAGCTCGGCGTGAAGGACCGCGCGGCCGCCGTCGCCGTCGCCTTCGAACGCGGGCTGCTGGGCTCCTAA
- a CDS encoding ABC transporter permease, with product MTAVEAKLFLRDPGAPATVLGIPLALILVFGLIPGMKDPSAQFGGQSPLSTLIAPMAVAIVIAMLAVTLFPAALAGYREKGVLKRLSASPVPPARLLAAQLIVNLVAAVVVILLVVGVGRIALGMALPKNPGGFALSVALGAAALFSVGLLVAALAPTARAANGIGALVFFPMLALGGVWVPKEQLPVFLQHVADVLPLGATINALRETAAGHAPELLQLGSMAAVTVVCSVLAARFFRWE from the coding sequence ATGACCGCCGTGGAGGCGAAGCTGTTCCTCCGCGACCCGGGCGCGCCGGCCACCGTGCTCGGCATCCCGCTCGCGCTGATCCTGGTGTTCGGGCTGATCCCGGGCATGAAGGACCCGAGCGCGCAGTTCGGCGGCCAGTCGCCGCTGTCCACGCTGATCGCCCCGATGGCGGTGGCGATCGTCATCGCCATGCTCGCGGTGACGCTGTTCCCGGCCGCGCTGGCCGGCTACCGCGAAAAGGGCGTGCTGAAACGGCTTTCCGCCAGTCCGGTGCCGCCGGCCCGGCTGCTCGCGGCCCAGCTGATCGTGAACCTCGTGGCCGCCGTGGTGGTGATCCTGCTCGTCGTGGGGGTGGGCAGGATCGCCCTCGGCATGGCCTTGCCGAAGAATCCCGGCGGCTTCGCGCTTTCGGTGGCGCTGGGGGCGGCGGCGCTGTTCTCGGTGGGCCTGCTGGTCGCCGCGCTCGCGCCGACCGCGCGGGCCGCGAACGGCATCGGGGCGCTGGTGTTCTTCCCGATGCTGGCGCTGGGCGGGGTGTGGGTGCCGAAGGAGCAGCTGCCGGTATTCCTGCAGCACGTCGCCGACGTCCTGCCGCTCGGCGCGACGATCAACGCCCTGCGCGAAACCGCGGCGGGGCACGCGCCGGAACTTCTGCAGCTGGGCTCGATGGCCGCGGTCACCGTGGTCTGTTCCGTGCTCGCCGCCCGATTCTTCCGCTGGGAGTGA
- a CDS encoding ABC transporter ATP-binding protein, with protein sequence MPVIEVERLHKRYGTKVAVDDVSFSVERGEIFGILGPNGAGKTTTVECLEGLRVADGGTLSVLGLDPRADRHEVRQRVGIQLQESQLPDRLRVREAIDLYASFYRKPADPERLLATLGLAEKRDTAYKKLSGGQKQRLSIALALVGSPEIAVLDELTTGLDPQARRDTWDLIEAVREHGVTILLVTHFMEEAERLCDRIAVIDSGRVAAIDTPAGLVGRVDDEQRIRFRPSAPVDVARLEALPDVLKVERRGEQLVVTGRGNALHTVTSFLARNQVIAGELRVDQANLDDAFVALTGRKMD encoded by the coding sequence ATGCCGGTCATCGAAGTCGAGCGCCTGCACAAGCGGTACGGCACCAAGGTCGCGGTGGACGACGTGTCGTTCAGTGTGGAGCGCGGGGAGATCTTCGGGATCCTCGGGCCCAACGGCGCCGGCAAGACCACCACGGTGGAGTGCCTGGAGGGGCTGCGCGTCGCGGACGGCGGCACGCTCTCGGTGCTCGGCCTCGACCCGCGCGCGGACCGGCACGAGGTGCGCCAGCGCGTCGGCATCCAGCTCCAGGAGAGCCAGCTGCCCGACCGCCTCCGGGTCCGCGAGGCGATCGACCTGTACGCCTCCTTCTACCGCAAGCCCGCCGATCCGGAGCGGCTGCTCGCCACGCTGGGCCTCGCCGAAAAACGCGACACCGCGTACAAGAAGCTCTCCGGCGGCCAGAAGCAGCGGCTGTCCATCGCGCTCGCGCTGGTGGGCAGCCCGGAGATCGCCGTGCTCGACGAGCTCACCACCGGCCTCGACCCGCAGGCCCGGCGCGACACCTGGGACCTGATCGAGGCGGTGCGCGAGCACGGCGTGACGATCCTGCTGGTCACGCACTTCATGGAGGAGGCCGAGCGGCTCTGCGACCGGATCGCGGTGATCGACTCCGGCCGCGTGGCCGCCATCGACACGCCCGCCGGCCTGGTCGGCCGGGTCGACGACGAGCAGCGGATCCGCTTCCGCCCGTCGGCGCCGGTCGACGTGGCGCGGCTCGAGGCGCTGCCCGACGTGCTGAAGGTCGAGCGCCGCGGTGAACAGCTGGTGGTGACCGGGCGCGGCAACGCGCTGCACACCGTCACCTCGTTCCTGGCCCGCAACCAGGTGATCGCCGGTGAGCTGCGGGTGGACCAGGCGAACCTCGACGACGCGTTCGTCGCGCTCACCGGCCGGAAAATGGACTGA
- a CDS encoding DUF402 domain-containing protein yields MTDLHPPKIEVFDPAARVNIDPKGVAREVEEFREEPFGLYLARPAPGRAQFRYLESWLLPVLGLRVTDFWFNPGHERDQDFYLDVVRVRCEGARWIATDLYLDLVLKDKQSVRVIDNDELVAAVAEGLLPQSEAEYALEATYAAVEGLAAHGYDLAAWLSTKDITLTWRRHP; encoded by the coding sequence ATGACCGACCTGCACCCGCCGAAGATCGAGGTCTTCGACCCGGCCGCTCGTGTCAACATCGACCCCAAGGGCGTCGCGCGGGAGGTGGAGGAGTTCCGCGAGGAGCCGTTCGGCCTCTACCTCGCGCGCCCCGCTCCCGGGCGCGCCCAGTTCCGCTACCTCGAGTCGTGGCTGCTGCCGGTGCTGGGGCTGCGCGTCACCGACTTCTGGTTCAACCCCGGCCACGAGCGGGACCAGGACTTCTACCTCGACGTGGTCCGCGTGCGCTGCGAAGGGGCCCGCTGGATCGCCACCGACCTCTACCTCGACCTGGTGCTCAAGGACAAGCAGTCGGTCCGCGTCATCGACAACGACGAGCTGGTCGCGGCGGTCGCCGAGGGCCTGCTGCCGCAGTCCGAAGCCGAGTACGCGCTCGAAGCCACGTACGCCGCTGTCGAGGGCCTCGCCGCGCACGGTTACGACCTCGCCGCCTGGCTGTCCACAAAGGACATCACGCTGACCTGGCGGCGGCACCCTTAG
- a CDS encoding MmcQ/YjbR family DNA-binding protein — protein sequence MTTDPRTVEDVIAYCLAKPGAQETYPFGDHVLVAKVGGKAFAFIGQNAPPSVGLKCGATEEEAAELRTRYPSTVSVMAYLGRYGWNNIALTAPVHATVPPTELAELLDASYDAVVAKLPKSRRP from the coding sequence GTGACCACCGACCCCAGGACCGTCGAAGACGTGATCGCCTACTGCCTGGCGAAACCGGGCGCGCAGGAGACCTACCCCTTCGGCGACCACGTCCTCGTGGCGAAGGTCGGAGGCAAGGCCTTCGCCTTCATAGGCCAGAACGCCCCGCCCTCGGTCGGCTTGAAATGCGGCGCCACCGAGGAGGAGGCCGCGGAACTCCGGACCCGCTATCCGTCCACGGTCTCGGTGATGGCCTACCTGGGCCGCTACGGCTGGAACAACATCGCCCTCACCGCTCCTGTTCACGCCACCGTGCCGCCCACCGAACTGGCAGAACTACTCGACGCCTCTTACGACGCAGTGGTAGCCAAGCTGCCGAAGTCGCGCCGCCCCTGA
- a CDS encoding TetR/AcrR family transcriptional regulator, with protein MSGTLGRPRDASRDVAILEATLALLIENGYEQLSIEAVAARSGAAKTTIYRRYRDKAALVAAAVEHRSPATPPSLPGDDLRADLLVLVTWLARQIAEQEIGLLGAMFAGMRGDPGLAAEMRRILHRDAAAMTDRLPGEASGGVFAEVAPALVVHRVVVVGEPCDERFVEHLVDDILLPLLRGGRSG; from the coding sequence GTGAGTGGCACGCTGGGCCGGCCGCGTGACGCGAGCCGTGACGTGGCGATCCTCGAGGCGACGCTGGCCCTGCTGATCGAAAACGGCTACGAGCAGCTGTCCATCGAGGCGGTCGCGGCCCGCTCCGGGGCGGCGAAGACGACGATCTACCGCCGCTACCGGGACAAGGCCGCCCTTGTTGCCGCCGCGGTCGAGCATCGCTCGCCCGCCACGCCGCCCTCGCTTCCCGGGGACGACCTCCGCGCGGATCTGCTCGTGCTCGTCACCTGGCTCGCGCGGCAGATCGCCGAGCAGGAGATCGGCCTGCTCGGGGCCATGTTCGCCGGGATGCGCGGCGACCCGGGGCTGGCCGCGGAAATGCGCCGCATCCTGCACCGCGACGCGGCCGCGATGACCGATCGGCTGCCGGGTGAGGCGTCCGGCGGTGTCTTCGCCGAGGTCGCGCCGGCTCTGGTCGTGCACCGTGTTGTCGTGGTCGGGGAGCCGTGCGATGAGCGCTTCGTCGAGCACCTCGTCGACGACATCCTCTTGCCGCTTCTGCGCGGTGGGCGCAGCGGATGA